The following coding sequences are from one Treponema bryantii window:
- a CDS encoding GGDEF domain-containing protein, whose translation MKRRVAVLACGWSTYFLKDFILGMQRAVKDKNIDIYVFNMYNYDEYSGFPNWTGASIFNLIHYEDFDGIVVLADLIGNVRVLERERLRILKSGKPAVCINKKMEGICCLRIDNYSGMYDAIQHIITMHNVRDIAFIAGKETSIDISERYRAYTQVLKDNNIEFDQNKIFSIQFTDYHCSYRFFSDYVKSGRKLPEAVACANDLIALGLLKVCVENKINVPEQIKIIGFDDITETQCTQPSITTVHNNAELLGAEVINRLEFGVNPSQLLKMRSTPVLRQSCGCAYMNTKQQSRFTLSILDDANKKEEFDTQIEVIGEIFAESADVFTLLTNVENFFTKSHNFEGSDFCIFMKSDWTSVLINSMENLPQNLNYGTQVQAICSVQDNKKYLREMINTRELIPAKMKTDESSTFLFLPVFHHSYVHGYFVTKNNLSMIDNRYGYIWSRTLGTSIEQFRKKNMYRQMSQQYLKLSTKDALSGALNRQGLEKLAKPYYAQNKKNGLTTVLFFVDINKMKHINDQFGHLHGDLAVKTVAAAAMETVPKNWLTIRYGGDEFLIVGNSKNYNGEDYCSMIKKRLESKTAVMHLPYNLSASVGTYSVPAHSELTLEQAVENVDNIMYEQKQAFHKEDDQNKEEAHE comes from the coding sequence ATGAAGAGACGAGTCGCAGTTCTGGCTTGTGGCTGGAGTACATATTTTCTCAAAGATTTTATTCTTGGAATGCAGAGAGCTGTAAAGGATAAAAACATTGATATCTATGTATTCAACATGTATAACTACGATGAATATTCCGGCTTCCCGAACTGGACTGGTGCGTCTATTTTTAATCTTATTCATTATGAAGATTTTGACGGCATTGTCGTACTTGCAGATTTAATTGGTAATGTCAGAGTTCTCGAACGTGAACGCCTCAGAATCTTAAAATCTGGAAAACCTGCTGTATGTATCAATAAAAAGATGGAAGGCATCTGTTGTCTTCGAATTGATAATTACTCGGGAATGTATGATGCAATTCAGCACATTATAACAATGCATAATGTACGGGATATTGCATTTATAGCCGGTAAAGAAACTTCTATTGATATCAGTGAACGCTATAGGGCTTATACTCAGGTTCTTAAAGATAATAATATTGAATTCGATCAGAATAAGATTTTTTCCATTCAATTTACAGATTATCATTGTTCATATCGTTTCTTTTCAGATTATGTAAAATCCGGACGAAAGCTTCCTGAAGCAGTTGCCTGTGCAAATGACTTAATTGCACTTGGACTTCTTAAGGTCTGTGTTGAAAATAAAATCAATGTACCTGAACAGATTAAGATTATCGGCTTTGATGATATTACAGAAACCCAATGTACTCAGCCTTCTATTACAACTGTTCACAACAATGCAGAACTTCTTGGAGCAGAAGTAATCAACAGACTTGAGTTTGGAGTAAATCCTTCTCAGCTTTTGAAGATGAGAAGTACTCCTGTTCTGCGTCAGTCTTGTGGCTGTGCTTATATGAACACAAAACAGCAGAGCCGTTTTACTCTCAGCATTCTTGATGATGCAAATAAAAAAGAAGAGTTTGATACTCAGATAGAAGTAATAGGCGAGATTTTTGCTGAATCGGCAGATGTATTTACACTGCTTACCAACGTAGAAAACTTCTTTACAAAATCACACAATTTTGAAGGCTCAGATTTCTGTATCTTCATGAAATCAGACTGGACTTCTGTTCTTATTAACTCTATGGAAAATCTTCCTCAAAATTTAAATTATGGAACTCAGGTTCAGGCTATCTGTTCTGTTCAGGATAATAAAAAATATCTTCGCGAGATGATAAATACCCGTGAACTTATCCCTGCAAAAATGAAAACTGATGAAAGTTCAACTTTTTTATTTTTACCGGTTTTTCATCATTCTTATGTTCACGGATATTTTGTTACGAAAAATAATCTTTCTATGATTGATAATCGTTATGGTTATATCTGGTCCAGAACTCTTGGAACAAGTATTGAGCAATTCCGTAAAAAGAATATGTACAGACAGATGAGTCAGCAGTATCTTAAGCTTTCTACTAAAGATGCTCTTTCTGGTGCCCTTAACCGTCAGGGACTTGAAAAACTCGCAAAACCATATTATGCACAGAACAAAAAGAATGGTCTAACAACTGTTCTTTTCTTTGTTGATATAAATAAAATGAAGCATATTAACGACCAGTTCGGTCATCTGCATGGAGATCTGGCTGTAAAAACTGTTGCAGCAGCGGCCATGGAAACAGTTCCAAAGAACTGGCTTACAATTCGTTATGGAGGTGATGAATTCCTTATTGTAGGGAACAGCAAAAATTATAATGGCGAAGATTATTGTTCTATGATAAAAAAACGTTTGGAATCTAAGACTGCGGTAATGCATTTGCCATATAATCTTTCTGCAAGTGTTGGAACTTATTCAGTACCGGCTCACTCAGAACTAACTCTGGAGCAAGCTGTAGAAAATGTAGATAACATAATGTACGAACAAAAGCAAGCCTTCCATAAGGAAGACGATCAAAATAAAGAGGAAGCACATGAGTAA
- a CDS encoding AAA family ATPase → MKIDSTQLKFILENTPASQNIMLVGRHGIGKSRILEDFFAARREKVVTLFLGQMSDPGDLIGLPHLDEATGRTEFMLPYWFPTDGQPVVLFLDELNRARPEVLQTVMDLTLNRKLAGKSLPDGSRIISAVNGGSEYQLTDLDPALVSRFNIYEFAPSVEDWINWAREVKLDSRVISFIDENPEFLDGDEAFSEDNLERTPDRRSWERTSKIIEEFNELGELQLSLVSGIIGDRAAASFFNFVNSKKIPSAAKILEGDFEENKKLLNELTFTDFTQLNEAVFRWLEKACDKTGNEVAKNLEAYFDWFSLNDKKELQAHFASLVSADRYPETLNYILEKTPSLYHKLLDLSSEL, encoded by the coding sequence ATGAAAATTGACTCTACTCAGCTTAAGTTCATTTTGGAAAATACGCCAGCCTCACAGAATATTATGCTTGTGGGGCGGCACGGAATTGGTAAATCTCGCATTTTAGAAGACTTTTTTGCGGCTCGCCGTGAAAAAGTCGTTACTTTATTTTTGGGACAGATGAGTGATCCCGGCGATTTAATTGGACTTCCTCATCTTGATGAGGCAACCGGTCGTACAGAATTTATGCTGCCATACTGGTTTCCGACAGACGGACAGCCGGTTGTTCTTTTTCTGGATGAATTAAACAGAGCCCGCCCTGAAGTCTTGCAGACTGTCATGGATTTAACTTTAAACCGTAAGCTTGCTGGTAAGAGTTTACCGGATGGTAGTAGAATTATCAGTGCAGTAAATGGTGGCAGTGAATATCAGTTGACGGATCTGGATCCGGCTTTAGTAAGTCGTTTTAATATTTATGAGTTTGCTCCGAGTGTAGAAGACTGGATTAACTGGGCACGTGAAGTAAAGCTCGATTCAAGAGTAATTTCCTTTATTGATGAAAATCCGGAGTTCCTTGATGGTGATGAAGCTTTTTCTGAAGACAATTTGGAGCGTACTCCAGATCGCCGCAGCTGGGAAAGAACTTCAAAAATTATTGAGGAATTTAATGAACTTGGAGAACTCCAGTTGTCTCTTGTTTCCGGTATTATAGGAGACAGAGCAGCGGCAAGTTTTTTCAATTTTGTAAATTCAAAAAAAATCCCTTCTGCTGCAAAAATCCTTGAAGGAGATTTTGAAGAAAATAAGAAGTTACTGAATGAGTTGACTTTTACGGATTTTACCCAATTGAATGAAGCAGTTTTCCGATGGCTTGAAAAGGCTTGTGATAAGACTGGTAATGAAGTTGCAAAAAATTTGGAAGCATATTTTGACTGGTTTTCTTTGAATGATAAAAAAGAATTGCAGGCTCATTTTGCAAGTCTTGTTTCTGCAGATAGATATCCGGAAACCTTAAATTATATTTTAGAGAAAACACCTTCTCTTTATCACAAGCTTCTGGATTTAAGTTCTGAATTATAG
- a CDS encoding methyl-accepting chemotaxis protein: MSKSKVKSSIRLSLVLWLGIGMILISIVMTFMIGRTVLRSNKEQITKNIVTLTESRGVTLERKMTEIVYSAEALAGFLGGTWAIPEKQRHSAAEQAIRAMVKSSTIDSAWAYWLPNMFDHKDILRKNYDDNPSGQFKIHYIRDRNGRIKNDIVSEFSEAQIEQATNRGSTFISEPVHTTLDGESVLTTKVFAQIQNSLGQRSGIAGIDIVLSGLENLMDGSSIFRGTNCQFFTSSGAVLASSDHSIVGQKSLFFLDNNLKSYFDPIYIKPDGSRAQPGDDISDCSIDYSPISFNTDINHQNTFVTIVKTQVDRTGDSWFFVSLTPVSEIDSSAWTTIWIIITAFALQIVIVIIIVFGVVTGITKPLKTTVDALQNISEGDGDMTVRLHAHQNNEIGAMCDSFNKTMDKLSVSIKDVKASSEEMDQIGTELNDSMSQTSQAVIDITSSIQSIQEQMQDHAAGVEEALSVVEQIVKNIKKLNENIDTQAASVSESSASIEEMTANINNVTNILENNRSSMNMLEQASELGQSLINNMAELSSKIQDRSKNLQEASSVIRNIASQTNLLAMNAAIEAAHAGDSGQGFSVVAGEIRKLAEESASQGSRIQNELKDVQDLIKTVTESTNQVQNQFNSIFSLTKTVSEQELIIDEAMRQQNEGGAQILNLIRTINDITNNVKNDSDEMMEGSKQVSFEMDRIARMTTSVNNNVKNMTDKTDAIGSYSQKAHECVEKNVESIAKLRDAMNKFKVE; the protein is encoded by the coding sequence ATGAGTAAATCAAAGGTAAAATCATCTATTAGATTAAGTCTTGTATTGTGGCTGGGAATTGGTATGATTCTTATTTCCATCGTTATGACTTTTATGATAGGTCGTACTGTTCTAAGGAGCAATAAAGAGCAGATTACTAAGAATATCGTCACTCTTACAGAATCTAGAGGTGTAACTTTAGAGCGAAAGATGACAGAAATTGTTTATTCTGCAGAAGCTCTGGCCGGATTCTTAGGAGGTACCTGGGCTATTCCTGAAAAGCAAAGGCATTCTGCTGCTGAACAGGCAATACGTGCAATGGTAAAATCTTCCACAATTGATTCTGCGTGGGCATACTGGTTGCCAAATATGTTTGACCACAAAGACATTTTACGTAAGAATTATGACGACAATCCATCTGGACAGTTTAAGATTCATTATATTCGTGACAGAAATGGTCGTATCAAAAATGATATTGTTTCTGAATTTAGCGAAGCTCAGATTGAACAGGCTACAAATAGAGGAAGCACCTTTATTAGTGAGCCTGTACATACAACACTTGATGGGGAATCTGTTTTGACTACAAAGGTTTTTGCTCAGATTCAAAACTCGCTTGGTCAGCGAAGCGGTATTGCTGGTATTGATATTGTGCTTTCTGGTCTGGAAAACTTAATGGATGGCTCTTCTATTTTCCGTGGGACAAACTGTCAGTTCTTTACATCTTCTGGTGCCGTTCTCGCTTCTTCAGATCATTCGATTGTAGGACAAAAGTCTTTGTTCTTCCTTGATAATAATTTAAAATCATATTTTGACCCAATCTATATAAAGCCTGATGGAAGCCGTGCACAACCTGGAGATGACATTTCGGATTGTAGTATTGATTATTCTCCAATTAGTTTCAATACGGATATTAACCATCAGAATACGTTTGTTACAATAGTAAAAACTCAGGTAGACCGTACTGGTGATTCCTGGTTTTTTGTTTCTCTGACACCTGTATCTGAAATTGATAGCAGCGCATGGACTACTATCTGGATTATTATTACAGCTTTCGCGCTTCAGATTGTTATTGTAATTATTATTGTATTTGGTGTCGTAACAGGTATTACAAAACCTCTTAAGACTACTGTAGATGCCCTTCAAAATATTAGTGAAGGTGATGGAGATATGACCGTTCGTCTTCACGCACATCAAAATAATGAAATTGGTGCAATGTGCGATAGCTTTAATAAAACAATGGATAAACTTTCTGTTTCTATTAAAGATGTAAAAGCTTCAAGTGAAGAGATGGATCAAATTGGTACAGAACTCAATGATTCTATGAGTCAGACTTCACAGGCTGTAATTGATATTACCTCAAGTATCCAGTCAATTCAGGAGCAGATGCAGGATCATGCTGCTGGAGTTGAGGAAGCTCTTTCTGTAGTAGAACAGATTGTAAAGAACATTAAGAAACTGAATGAAAATATTGATACTCAGGCGGCAAGTGTTTCAGAATCTTCTGCCTCTATAGAAGAGATGACGGCAAATATTAACAACGTTACAAACATTCTTGAAAACAACCGTTCTTCAATGAATATGCTGGAACAGGCTTCTGAACTTGGTCAGTCTCTTATTAATAATATGGCTGAGCTTTCTTCTAAGATTCAGGATCGTTCAAAGAATCTTCAGGAAGCATCTTCTGTAATCAGAAATATTGCGAGTCAGACAAACCTTCTTGCAATGAATGCTGCTATTGAGGCTGCACATGCAGGAGACAGTGGACAGGGATTCTCTGTAGTTGCCGGTGAAATTCGTAAACTTGCTGAGGAATCTGCTTCGCAGGGATCTAGAATCCAGAATGAACTGAAAGATGTTCAGGATCTTATCAAGACTGTTACTGAATCTACAAATCAGGTACAGAATCAATTCAATAGCATCTTTTCTCTGACAAAAACTGTAAGTGAGCAGGAATTGATTATTGATGAAGCTATGAGACAGCAGAACGAAGGTGGAGCTCAGATTCTTAATCTTATTAGAACTATTAATGATATTACAAATAACGTTAAGAACGACTCTGACGAAATGATGGAAGGTAGTAAACAGGTTTCCTTTGAAATGGATCGTATTGCCCGCATGACAACTTCTGTAAATAATAATGTAAAGAATATGACCGACAAAACAGATGCAATCGGCAGTTATTCACAGAAAGCTCATGAATGTGTAGAAAAGAACGTTGAAAGTATTGCAAAACTTCGTGATGCAATGAATAAGTTCAAGGTAGAATAG
- a CDS encoding hydratase has translation MKLHNSGVIYENGALRDAAASADGAKKTIAYSILQKHNTSGDESKLKIKFDKITSHDITYVGIIQTARASGLEKFPIPYVLTNCHNSLCAVGGTINDDDHMFGLTCAQKYGGVYVPPHQAVIHQYAREMLAECGAMILGSDSHTRYGALGTMAIGEGGGELAKQLLGKTYDVNYPGVVAIYLTGAPVPGVGPQDVALAIIKEVFASGFVKNKVMEFIGPGVANLSADFRIGVDVMTTETTCLSSIWETDGKVEEWYAIHGRVGAYKELKPQNGAYYDAAIEIDLSEIRPMIAMPFHPSCAYTIEEVNKNLDDVLTDAEKRAKVSFGDKVDFNLHNKIIDGKLYVDQGIIAGCAGGGFENICAAADILKGKDSGNGKFVLSVYPASMPVYMELMKNGAFGALIDAGAVVKTAFCGPCFGAGDTPANGAFSIRHSTRNFPNREGSKIQNGQLSSVALMDARSIAATAANKGFLTAATEFDTEFSGKKYFFDKAIYEKRVYDSKGVAHPEVEIQFGPNIKDWPSMKPLSDDLLIKIVSEIHDPVTTTDELIPSGETSSFRSNPLGLAEFTLSRRDPAYVGRAKAVRDGAEEVKAEVKTAAAALDKFSAGFGARAEAAGLGSSIFAVKPGDGSAREQAASCQKVLGGWANIANEYATKRYRSNLINWGMLPFLYKDGDKNLPFANGDYVFIPDVKKMVSEKLPSCKAYAVKADGKVNEFELSTGDLTDDERKIILAGCLINFYKN, from the coding sequence ATGAAACTCCACAATTCTGGCGTAATCTATGAAAACGGTGCACTCCGTGACGCAGCCGCATCTGCAGACGGCGCAAAAAAGACAATTGCATATTCAATTCTGCAGAAACACAATACAAGCGGAGACGAAAGCAAACTTAAAATCAAGTTTGACAAAATCACTTCACACGATATTACTTACGTTGGAATTATCCAGACTGCACGTGCATCTGGTCTTGAAAAGTTCCCGATCCCTTACGTACTTACAAACTGCCACAACTCACTTTGTGCTGTTGGTGGTACAATCAATGATGATGACCACATGTTCGGTTTGACATGTGCACAGAAATACGGTGGAGTTTATGTTCCTCCTCATCAGGCTGTTATTCACCAGTATGCTCGCGAAATGCTTGCTGAGTGTGGTGCAATGATTCTTGGTTCAGACAGCCACACACGTTACGGTGCCCTCGGTACTATGGCAATTGGTGAGGGTGGTGGAGAGCTCGCAAAGCAGCTCCTCGGAAAAACTTATGATGTAAACTATCCTGGTGTTGTTGCAATTTATCTTACAGGCGCTCCTGTTCCTGGTGTAGGTCCTCAGGACGTTGCTCTTGCAATCATTAAAGAAGTATTTGCAAGCGGCTTTGTGAAGAACAAGGTAATGGAATTCATTGGACCAGGTGTTGCAAATCTTTCTGCTGATTTCCGTATCGGCGTTGATGTAATGACTACAGAAACAACCTGTCTTTCTTCTATCTGGGAAACTGATGGTAAAGTAGAAGAGTGGTATGCAATTCACGGCCGTGTTGGTGCTTATAAGGAACTTAAGCCACAGAATGGAGCTTATTATGATGCAGCAATCGAAATTGATTTGAGCGAAATCCGCCCTATGATTGCTATGCCATTCCATCCATCTTGTGCTTATACAATCGAAGAAGTTAATAAGAATCTTGATGATGTTCTTACTGATGCAGAAAAGCGTGCAAAGGTAAGCTTCGGTGATAAGGTAGATTTCAATCTTCATAACAAGATTATTGACGGCAAGCTTTATGTTGATCAGGGTATCATCGCTGGTTGTGCAGGTGGTGGATTCGAAAATATCTGTGCTGCAGCTGATATTCTTAAAGGCAAGGACAGCGGAAACGGCAAGTTTGTATTGAGCGTATATCCTGCTTCTATGCCAGTATACATGGAGCTTATGAAGAACGGTGCATTCGGTGCTTTGATTGATGCCGGTGCTGTTGTAAAGACTGCCTTCTGTGGTCCATGTTTTGGTGCTGGTGATACTCCTGCTAACGGTGCATTCTCTATCCGTCACTCTACAAGAAACTTCCCTAACCGCGAAGGTTCTAAGATTCAGAACGGACAGCTTTCTTCTGTTGCTCTTATGGATGCACGCTCTATCGCAGCAACTGCAGCAAACAAAGGCTTCCTTACAGCTGCTACAGAATTTGATACAGAGTTCAGCGGAAAGAAATATTTCTTCGATAAAGCAATTTACGAAAAACGCGTATATGATTCTAAGGGTGTTGCTCATCCTGAAGTTGAGATTCAGTTTGGTCCAAACATTAAGGACTGGCCAAGCATGAAGCCACTTTCTGATGACCTTCTCATCAAGATTGTTTCTGAGATTCACGATCCTGTAACAACAACAGACGAACTTATTCCATCTGGAGAAACTTCATCATTCCGTTCAAATCCACTTGGATTGGCTGAGTTTACATTGAGCCGCCGCGACCCAGCTTACGTTGGTCGTGCTAAGGCTGTTCGTGATGGAGCTGAAGAGGTTAAGGCTGAGGTAAAGACTGCAGCAGCCGCTCTTGATAAGTTCTCTGCTGGTTTTGGTGCACGCGCTGAGGCAGCAGGTCTTGGTTCATCAATCTTTGCTGTAAAACCAGGTGACGGTTCTGCACGTGAACAGGCTGCAAGCTGTCAGAAGGTTCTTGGTGGCTGGGCAAACATCGCTAACGAATATGCTACAAAGCGTTACCGTTCAAACCTCATCAACTGGGGTATGCTCCCATTCCTCTACAAGGATGGCGACAAGAATCTTCCATTTGCAAACGGCGACTATGTATTTATTCCGGATGTAAAGAAGATGGTAAGCGAAAAACTTCCAAGCTGTAAGGCATATGCAGTTAAAGCCGACGGTAAAGTAAACGAGTTCGAGCTTTCAACCGGCGACCTTACAGATGATGAAAGAAAAATCATCCTTGCCGGATGCTTGATTAATTTCTACAAGAATTAA
- a CDS encoding HD domain-containing phosphohydrolase: MEFLRQHQLSIMLFLCGTCTVLAILSFFTSSMPKKRRRALTLLEVYAALLLFMDRFAYLFRGDPSTLGWWMVRISNFSVYLFSICILHAFTLYLCDLFTNEGGFKTIPRRLKIAEVIFGVSIIFLILGTVSGLYYTFDEMNRYHRGTGFLMSYAGPVIMILLQLSMILQYYKRIARNIRIPLLFFSLIPACATLLQLFFYGISFQNIASVGMAALLYIFVLVDMNKRVNQVNRLEVQYLKDEQNNIMTLFNQTAMALANAIDAKDVYTHGHSMRVAEYARKIAEAAGKDEKYCIDIYYAGLLHDVGKIGVPVSIINKTGKLSEDEFAEIKKHPVIGKQILSSITKSPYLSIAAKSHHERYDGRGYPEGLKGEDIPEIARIISVADSYDAMTSKRSYRDPIPQQKVREEIVKGTGTQFDPVFAKIMIHLIDLDTEYSMKEHEEVTELSGKNILHCREYREDKSEGILLNESITKMRLHYICDEENAGLDSVPSFVVFDSLDSRIHETESKRKDLLYLEYGTIRFDGKTECVAARDIKVEFEKNSSGAVDFVEEYKKGIDYDIEAVRVKDHMMLKLSSPLSTVKFIMALPDCSHYCYLGLTGLHCTISDVEVHKSENVVPADYIPRIAPELNYISGPEGNIPSIQIDDWCSAFTEGVIVTERMSISFHTMSLPTARLIWHCPYIVLYYSADKQVRGPGYKEFALIRLDGEHWESDGHATNNMIINKTDDFEDWETWKKVNKAGMDCKVSIHRESRRITVITENAGIQIRSVTVLQEDIPDIYVALTGDQCVLTNIRIS; the protein is encoded by the coding sequence ATGGAGTTTTTACGGCAGCACCAGCTTTCGATTATGCTATTTTTGTGCGGAACCTGTACTGTTCTTGCTATTCTGAGTTTTTTTACAAGTTCTATGCCCAAAAAGAGAAGGCGTGCGCTGACTCTTCTTGAAGTTTATGCGGCTCTGCTTCTGTTTATGGACCGTTTTGCCTATCTGTTCCGTGGCGATCCTTCAACATTAGGCTGGTGGATGGTCCGCATTTCAAACTTTTCTGTTTATCTTTTTTCTATTTGTATCCTTCATGCCTTTACACTTTATTTGTGTGATTTATTTACAAATGAGGGTGGATTTAAAACAATTCCGCGCAGGTTAAAGATTGCGGAAGTTATTTTTGGCGTAAGCATTATTTTCCTTATTCTGGGAACTGTTTCAGGGCTTTATTATACTTTTGATGAAATGAACCGTTATCATCGTGGAACCGGCTTTTTAATGAGTTATGCTGGTCCGGTTATAATGATTCTGCTGCAGCTTTCGATGATTCTTCAATATTACAAAAGGATTGCCCGTAATATACGTATACCGCTTTTGTTTTTCTCTCTGATTCCAGCCTGTGCAACCTTACTACAGCTGTTTTTTTACGGTATTTCCTTTCAGAATATTGCCAGTGTTGGAATGGCTGCTCTGCTTTATATCTTTGTACTTGTTGATATGAATAAGCGGGTTAATCAGGTAAACCGTCTTGAAGTTCAGTATCTTAAGGATGAACAGAATAATATCATGACTCTGTTCAATCAGACTGCAATGGCTCTTGCAAATGCTATAGATGCTAAAGATGTATATACTCACGGGCATTCCATGCGTGTTGCAGAATATGCTCGGAAAATTGCAGAAGCAGCAGGTAAAGATGAAAAGTATTGTATAGATATATATTATGCGGGCCTTCTTCATGATGTAGGAAAGATTGGTGTGCCTGTGAGCATTATAAATAAAACGGGAAAACTTTCGGAAGATGAGTTTGCGGAAATAAAAAAACACCCTGTAATTGGAAAACAGATTCTTTCAAGCATTACAAAGTCTCCGTATCTTTCTATTGCGGCAAAGTCTCACCATGAACGTTATGACGGACGTGGTTATCCTGAAGGACTTAAGGGAGAAGATATTCCTGAAATTGCCCGCATTATTTCTGTAGCTGATTCCTACGATGCAATGACTTCCAAACGTAGTTACCGTGATCCGATTCCTCAGCAGAAGGTTCGCGAAGAAATAGTGAAGGGCACTGGAACTCAATTTGACCCGGTTTTTGCAAAAATCATGATTCATCTTATTGATCTTGATACTGAATATTCAATGAAGGAGCACGAGGAAGTTACTGAGCTTTCCGGTAAGAATATTCTGCACTGCCGAGAGTACCGTGAAGATAAATCTGAAGGCATTTTACTTAATGAAAGTATTACTAAAATGCGTCTTCATTATATTTGTGATGAAGAGAATGCGGGTCTTGATTCTGTTCCTTCTTTTGTTGTTTTTGATTCTCTGGATTCACGTATTCATGAAACAGAATCCAAACGTAAAGATCTGCTTTATCTGGAATATGGAACTATCCGCTTTGATGGTAAAACCGAATGTGTTGCAGCCCGTGACATCAAGGTTGAGTTTGAAAAGAATTCATCTGGCGCGGTAGATTTTGTAGAAGAATATAAAAAAGGTATTGATTATGATATTGAAGCTGTGCGTGTAAAAGATCATATGATGCTCAAGCTTTCAAGTCCGCTTAGCACTGTAAAATTTATTATGGCACTGCCGGACTGTTCTCATTACTGCTATCTTGGACTTACAGGTCTTCACTGTACAATATCAGATGTTGAAGTTCATAAATCTGAAAACGTTGTTCCGGCAGATTATATTCCGCGGATTGCTCCTGAACTGAATTATATTTCAGGTCCAGAGGGAAATATTCCAAGTATTCAGATTGATGACTGGTGTTCAGCTTTTACTGAGGGTGTGATTGTTACAGAACGTATGTCTATCAGTTTCCATACAATGAGTCTGCCTACTGCTCGTCTTATCTGGCATTGTCCCTATATTGTTCTTTATTATTCTGCTGATAAGCAGGTTCGCGGGCCCGGCTATAAAGAGTTTGCGCTTATTCGTCTTGATGGTGAGCATTGGGAATCAGATGGTCATGCCACAAACAATATGATTATAAATAAAACTGATGATTTTGAAGACTGGGAAACCTGGAAAAAAGTGAATAAAGCTGGTATGGACTGTAAGGTTAGTATTCACCGTGAAAGCCGTCGAATTACTGTAATTACAGAAAATGCCGGTATTCAGATTCGAAGTGTAACTGTTCTGCAGGAAGATATTCCTGATATTTATGTTGCTCTGACTGGCGATCAGTGTGTTCTGACAAATATCAGAATCTCATAA
- the udp gene encoding uridine phosphorylase: protein MVDYTEGSGKQYHTGVGPQDIGKYVIMPGDPKRCEKIAAHFDNPKLVADVREYTTYTGTLEGVPVSVTSTGIGGPSAAIAIDELAKCGAHTFIRVGTCGGMQEDVMGGDIVIATGAVRMEGTSREFAPIEYPAVANLDCVNALVAAATDLKAPHHTGVVQCKDSFFGQHEPEVMPVSYELENKWQAWLRMGCLASEMESAALFIAGQFLRVRVGSCFLVVANQERAKKGLPNKQAHDTELAITVGVEALRRLIIQDKNK, encoded by the coding sequence ATGGTAGACTACACAGAAGGTTCAGGAAAACAGTATCACACAGGCGTTGGACCACAGGACATTGGTAAATACGTTATCATGCCGGGTGACCCGAAGCGCTGCGAAAAAATTGCTGCACACTTTGATAATCCGAAGCTTGTTGCAGACGTTCGTGAATACACAACCTACACAGGTACTCTCGAAGGAGTTCCTGTAAGCGTTACCTCAACAGGTATCGGCGGACCTTCTGCTGCAATAGCCATAGACGAGCTTGCTAAATGCGGTGCCCACACCTTTATCCGCGTGGGTACTTGCGGCGGTATGCAGGAAGACGTAATGGGCGGCGATATTGTAATTGCTACAGGCGCTGTTCGTATGGAAGGCACCAGCCGCGAGTTCGCTCCAATCGAATATCCTGCAGTTGCAAACCTGGACTGTGTAAACGCACTCGTAGCAGCAGCTACAGATCTTAAAGCTCCACATCACACAGGTGTTGTTCAGTGTAAGGACTCTTTCTTTGGTCAGCACGAACCGGAAGTTATGCCTGTAAGCTATGAGCTCGAAAACAAATGGCAGGCCTGGCTTCGTATGGGCTGTCTCGCAAGTGAAATGGAAAGTGCGGCTTTATTTATTGCCGGCCAGTTCCTTCGTGTCCGCGTAGGTTCATGCTTCCTCGTAGTTGCAAACCAGGAACGTGCTAAAAAAGGACTTCCAAATAAACAGGCACACGACACAGAACTTGCAATTACAGTCGGAGTTGAAGCTCTTCGCCGCCTCATAATTCAGGACAAGAATAAATAA